Genomic DNA from Vanrija pseudolonga chromosome 3, complete sequence:
GCTTAGTGCCAGTTGTCGCTGTAGCCGCCGTCCGACCCATAGCCCTCGGGCTCGGAGGTGTCACGAGCCGCCCAAGCagacgcggcggcctcgcgctgggcAACCTCCTGGCGGGAGCGGATCCAGCCCATGTAGGCGACTTGGTGAAGCCTCTGGATCGAGTTCAGCCCGAAAGAGTGGCAGAACTGGCCGTACTCGTAGTCCGTGATCTCGGTGAGGTCGTACACTGTGGGCGTCGTCAGCTTGGTTGTGCTCGCGCCACTTACTGTCAAAgcatgcggcggcggaggcgagaCGGCAGTTGTCGCACATGATCATctggtcgcggtcgcggttGGACATGAGCCAGAAgtggacgtcgaggaggtgcgaCATGGCTTTGGTTGGGGGGTCGTTGTGTTGTTGGAGAGTTGAGTTGCTGAGGGAGTTGGGTTGGAAGAAGTTGGTGGATGACATGAACAGCCTGCTATCTCATGATTTATACATTGGCAGGTATGGCTCCTCCTCTCTGATGACCGGCCAGACGATTGCCACATCATGTTTGGTCAGTGATGAGATAGCAGCTCATGTGTGGTGTTTGCATGTTCCGAGTCACCTGCTTATGGCGGCGTAAGAATCAGGATCATTATCATCACGTGCTGCCGCTCCAAGCAGCGCTGCACGTCACACATCTCGTAGTCAACACGATGCATCTATCGAGTGATGGTGTGCTGTCTAGTAGCTGCACCCCCTCCACCCCGGCCTCCCTAGGATTGACCCGCGCTCTCATTCACCTTCCCCGGCGGGCCTGGCATCCCCTGCCAACCTCCTGGCTCTTCCGTAGCCAGTCCTAGGCCATCAGCAGCGACCCTCTACCACCAACTCACATTGAACACTATGTCATCCTCCCACTCGGTCCCAATGACGTTTCCCATCTCATGAGCCCATTGGTTGTGGGTCAGCAGCCGCGTCCTTGTCATCAAGTTGTCGACCATCCGGTCGTCCTTGATGTGAATGCGGTAGATCATCCTGATCGTGTGTTTGATCACGTCGAATAGCTGCTGGGGGACGACGGTGGGTGTCTTGTTCTGACCCAGAAGTCCGGGGTGAACCCTCTCAAGTCCGACGAAGGTGTACCTGCTCCCCTTGGCGTGCTGGCGGGCGGCAAGTGAAAGGTACGagacggcgacctcgagtcgCGTCGTCTTCATTTGCTCTGCGCTTGGGGGGGACGGGGGAATCCCAGACGGCCACACCACCAGGACCATCTCCCCCTGTGCagactcgccgccgacgtacACGCCAGTCTCCGCTGTTTCCCAATTGGTGTGGGGAAACTTGACGTGCAAAACATGAAGCCTGACACCTTGCGGGATGAGGACGATCGGGGTCGGTCGGGCGAGGGATATGTCGGCATAGTCCACGAGCATGGGGATGATGGGGGGATACTCGGTCGCGACACCCATGGTTCCCGACCACCTCCGGATAGTGTGGACATGGGGGAACCAGGTAAAGAAGGGCCGAGGGACCGCAATACCGGCAGTGTCGAGTACGTGGACGGCATGGAGGGCTTGAGGGAGGACGGCGATACTGGCGGACAGGGTCTTGTCAGAGGTGGGGGGACCAATACACCAGTTCTTCTGGCGGTTCTGGCGTGCGGCGACGTGGCGCaggaggtggtcgtcgaTCAGGTCGCACGCAGCCTTTGACACCAGCCGGAAGGTGAGAAGGGTGCGGTAGCTGCAGTGGGAGAGGATCTGGTCGAAAATGGCGTCCATGGTGTTGTGTGGAGCGTGGAAGGAGCAGGAGAGAGAAGGTGAGGTGTGAAGTGGGCGGGAGAGCGTAGGCGACgtgagagagagggagagtGGATGTGAAGCagaaggtgggtggttgAGGTAATGGGTGGTTGTAAAGGGGTTGTCGGTACACAAATTTACGGTTGGGCGGGTGGGAGTGCGTCGGGAGTGACGAGTGACGCCTTTGTGCTACTGCTGGCCATCCACGCCATTCATCCACATACACACGGCGCGACACAAGATGACAGACGAGGTGCGAGTGGCACATGGCGCGGATCTGTGCACCACCGCCTCACCGCCAACAACGGAAGCTTTTTTCAGACTCGACTGTGGAAATCAGCGCTATGCATCCGCTCTTTTGCAGAGACGTCGTCCTATATAGTATCTACAGGATCGCCTTCAAAGATGCATGCAAATGCATGCATGGAGGCCGGAAACGTGGAACGCGATgtttggctggctgggtgaaaacgccgcgctggcgcggcgcttgcggTGGGTTGCAACATCGACTTAGTCTCGTGGCAATCACTGCGCTGCTGTATGCATCACGCCTACATCACATACACGATGCTTTGCGCCTAGAACGGCCATCCCATCTTCTGTCCAATGTTCTGGTGGACAGCCTTGACCTGGGTATACGCCTCGATGCCGTacgtgccgagctcgcgcccgaTGCCAGACTGCTTGAACCCGCCAAagggcacgccggccgagacggacgagtACTGGTTGACCCAGATGGTGCCCGCGTCAATGGCGCCCGTGACCCGCGCAACCTGGCTCGCGTCGTTCGAGAAGACGGCCCCGGCGAGGCCATAGCTCGTGTCGTTTGCGAGCTTGACCGCCTCCTCTTCGGTCTTGaacacgccgacggcagTGACGGGGCCAAAGATCTCCTCGCGCACGACCTTCATGCCCTGATGCACGTCGCCGATAACAGTCGGCTGGACCCAGAACCCGTCCGTGCCCCAGTTGTCTCCACCGGTGATGATGTTGGCGCCCTCGTCACGCGCCGAGTGGATGTATGACAGCACCTTGTCCCTCTGCCCGGCGGAAATGAGGGGACCGAACGACGTCGCGGGGTCGCTCGGCTGGCCGATTGCGCACGTCTCGGCTTTGGCCTTGAGAAGGCGCACAAACTCGTCGTACACGCTCTCGTGGACGTAAATACGTGACGAGGCACAGCAGTCCTGCCCCGAGTTCCAGAAGATGCCCATGGCCGTCCAGGCGGCGGCTTGCTCCAAGTCGGCCGAGGGGAagacgagcgacggcgacttgccgcccagctcgagggtCACCTTCTTGAGGTTggactcggcggcagcgaccgAGATACGCCGGCCGGTAGCGACCGAGCCTGTGAAGGCAACCTGGCGTCAGACGGCTCACACCGCACGGTACCCACCTTGTCAATGTCCATGTGCCGCGAGATGGCTTCGCCAGTGGTCGCGCCGAGACCGGGCACAGTGTTGATCACACCCGCGGGGATACCAGCCTCCTTGACCAGGTCGCACATGTACAGCGCGGTgagcggcgtcagctcggaCGGCTTCATGACGATGGTGCACCCCGCAGCCAGAGCAGGGGCGACCTTCCACGACCACATCATGAGCGGGTAGTTCCACGGAATGCTGAGGGTGAGCTCGCAGCCGAATCACACCACCTACATCTGGCCGCAGACCCCGATCGGCTGGTGGAGCGTGTACGCGATGGCGTCTGGGCCAAACTGGTTGATCGTCTGCCCGTAGAACTTGTCCGCCAGGCCAGCGTAGTAGCGCAGCGTAGACACCGTGCCGGCCACATCACCGTTCGTGGCCTTGGAGATGCCCTTGCCGGCgttgagcgactcgagggcTGCGATAGTcttggcgtcgcgctcgatcaggtcggcgaggcggttgAGCACTGGGTTCGTCAGCGAGCTCCACGGTGACCAGGCGGGActcacgccggccgcgctcggcgccagtAACCCGCAGTCCCCAGCGAGTGTGGAACGCCTCGCGCGCAGACTTGACTGCGCggtcgacgtcctccgcCGACGCgtgggcgacgtcgacgagcggcttGCCGGTCGCGGGGTTGACTGTGCCAAAGGTTTCACCGTTGGCGGGGAGAACCCATTCGTTGTCGCTGGGCATCAGCGCTGTCAAGTCACAGGGCTTACATGAAGAGTCCGACTGGGATCGTGATGCTGCCGATGCCGGGGACGGCCAGCTCGGTGTGGGTCTTTTGGGCGATGGTCATGGTGTGTGGTTTGGTCCAGAAGCCTGTGCATCACGGTACGCCTTTATACAGTCGCTTGACGGCACTAAGTCATCCTCAGACCCCACATTGTCGGGCAATGTCCGATCCATGTAGCCCCATGTAGCCCGTCCACCATCTGGAGAGCGATGTCAGACAGATAACGCGTCAACACTGCTCTTGGCGTCCTCGGAGGCCAGAGTTTGGACGCCGACGATATGTCTCGGCGCGTAGATGCGATTGCCGAGGTGTTTGCGGGGTTCAAAGTCACTGGTTGTCTAAAGCACATAACGATAGTCGAGTCGAGTGGGCAAAGACCGTGTGGAGGCTCCGTCAAACGTAATCTGAGGTGGCCTACAGCTGACCGAGGGTGAGGAGAACTCGCGGTGTCGGCCCGCCGATGAGTTGGCTCTTGACCTGGGATCTGGAGGGATCTGGAGGGACAAGAAGCGGCAATACGAGCCTCCTTGTCCTGTCCTGTCCCAGCTTCCCCAAGATGGAATCTTGTCTGCTGCTGGTACACGATCTGGTGGGCCGTGACGTTGAACGGTGGTGTGGGCATTGTGATGTGAGGTGGGTGCCATGATCTCGTCAGACCGACGCTGCTCCACCGTTAACTCTGCAACGACCTGCTGCTCCGGTTTCCTTCCTTGCCTAACAAAAGGATCCTGCCTAGCCTTTCACGTGTCCAAGCTCTTGTTGGATCTGAGTGCGGCGTCTTTGGTCTATTGAATGCACGATCAAACCTGGCGTTGAGCTCGGAAATGCAAAACGCAGCACGATCAGATGCTACCGAGCAAGGGCTTACGGCATCCGTTCCCCTCGGAAGGGGCTCCATTCGCTTCCAACGGGCCAACGGCACAGTTCCGCCATGCATTCATTATTGCGTGGGCCGCGTGGTTGGTGCATGTGGCCAAGCCCACCGCGCACAATGACATATGCTTTGGTGACGCCGAGCCacacaccgacaccgacagcggcggcgcgcgccgccgcgccctcctttgccaccaccacgcgtcGTCTCGAGCGCATAGACCACCTCGCACACAGCACAGAGCCACAAACAATGCCTCGCCGCACGCACCGCGGCCATCCTTTATAGCCTGTGCTGTCAACTGTAGTCTCTCTCTCTTGTCATCATCATCCAACCCACGcccaccatgccgccgccaaagATCGATATCACCCAGGCGCTACACaaggcccgccgccgctccactTTGACTCCGAGTGAGCGTGTTATTGCCGACGTGGCCAGCATGGGCGTGCACCACGCCCCCATGGGCCAGTTTCACAATGTCTTTGAGTGAGCACGTCGGAGGGACTCCCCGCGGGCACTAGCTAACCCCACCCCTGCAGGAGCCACCCAGGATGCGACTCGTGCCAGGAGCGAGGGACCAAGTGCAACCTCTCGGTGGACATGACGCATGACGGCGCGAGAATGGCCAGGAGAAAGGGCAGATGGGGGGTATGTTACCAATGTCGGGAGCAGGGGCTCGAGGCGACATGCACCCTCAGAAACTGGGAGTATGGGTTGCATGACCCTGAGGATGATGATCCGGAAAACATTGAGGTGAGTCGCAGCTCCCCAGGCCCCCCCCCATTGTCCTTGATTGCATGCTCCGAACTAACAAGGTTAGCCTACTGCCGAGGAGCAAGCTTGCCCCGAGGACCAccacgaggaggacgagccgcAGATTGAAACAATGGGAACAGGGACCAAAGAACGCCTCTTCAGCCTCTCGACGCCACCATTGCGAATCGACTCTCCCGCGCCTCCCACTACCAACGTCGATTTTGCATCGACCCCTTCTGGCCCttgtgctcc
This window encodes:
- the aldA_3 gene encoding Aldehyde dehydrogenase; the protein is MTIAQKTHTELAVPGIGSITIPVGLFIDNEWVLPANGETFGTVNPATGKPLVDVAHASAEDVDRAVKSAREAFHTRWGLRVTGAERGRLLNRLADLIERDAKTIAALESLNAGKGISKATNGDVAGTVSTLRYYAGLADKFYGQTINQFGPDAIAYTLHQPIGVCGQIIPWNYPLMMWSWKVAPALAAGCTIVMKPSELTPLTALYMCDLVKEAGIPAGVINTVPGLGATTGEAISRHMDIDKVAFTGSVATGRRISVAAAESNLKKVTLELGGKSPSLVFPSADLEQAAAWTAMGIFWNSGQDCCASSRIYVHESVYDEFVRLLKAKAETCAIGQPSDPATSFGPLISAGQRDKVLSYIHSARDEGANIITGGDNWGTDGFWVQPTVIGDVHQGMKVVREEIFGPVTAVGVFKTEEEAVKLANDTSYGLAGAVFSNDASQVARVTGAIDAGTIWVNQYSSVSAGVPFGGFKQSGIGRELGTYGIEAYTQVKAVHQNIGQKMGWPF